The following proteins are co-located in the Paenibacillus sp. FSL H8-0079 genome:
- a CDS encoding ABC transporter ATP-binding protein, with translation MEPILTVKDLSVSFSTRSGEFDAVKNVSFEIGKGETLGIVGESGSGKSVTAQTIMKLIPSPPSKVKSGEITFHGQDLLNKTDKQMEAIRGKDIGMIFQDPMTSLNPTIKIGKQITEVLRKHQNMSKQAADKAALEMLELVGIKNAAIRMNHYPHQFSGGMRQRAMIAIALACRPSLLIADEPTTALDVTIQAQILDVMKDMQQKLGTSIMLITHDLGVVAGMCDRVVVMKEGEVVETGTTAEIFSNPQHPYTIKLLNALPRLDEPKKEKPAPAGIIKGSNKPLVQVKNLKQYFNLGKGNILKAVNDVSFDIFEGETLGVVGESGCGKSTTGRTILRLYEPTGGNVNFNGTDIYKLSPRKMKEMRKDMQMIFQDPYASLNPRFNVMDIIGESLDIHGLASSSKERKRRVEELLDLVGLNPSHALRYPHEFSGGQRQRIGIARALAVDPKFIICDEPLSALDVSIQAQVVKLLEELQQRLGLTYLFIAHDLSMVKHISDRVAVMYMGKVVELAESEELYANPIHPYTKTLLSAIPVPDPEVEANKRRILLPDEHMSPIQNGSGGPANDPYNLENAQLIEVSKGHWVAEPYV, from the coding sequence ATGGAGCCGATTTTAACAGTCAAGGACTTGAGCGTGTCATTCTCAACGCGCTCTGGTGAATTTGATGCCGTTAAAAATGTGAGTTTTGAAATTGGCAAAGGAGAGACGCTGGGGATCGTAGGTGAATCTGGTAGTGGTAAGAGTGTTACCGCCCAAACCATCATGAAATTGATTCCCTCCCCGCCTTCGAAGGTCAAAAGCGGAGAAATTACTTTTCACGGGCAAGACCTGCTGAATAAGACAGACAAACAAATGGAAGCGATTCGTGGTAAAGATATCGGTATGATCTTCCAAGATCCAATGACTTCTTTGAATCCTACCATTAAAATTGGTAAACAAATTACTGAAGTATTGCGCAAGCACCAAAACATGTCCAAACAAGCAGCGGATAAAGCTGCGTTGGAGATGTTGGAACTTGTAGGTATCAAAAATGCGGCTATTCGCATGAATCATTACCCACACCAATTCTCTGGTGGTATGCGTCAGCGTGCCATGATTGCGATTGCGCTTGCTTGTCGTCCATCCCTTCTGATTGCGGATGAGCCGACAACTGCACTTGACGTTACAATCCAGGCTCAAATTCTGGATGTAATGAAAGATATGCAGCAAAAGCTTGGAACATCAATCATGCTCATTACGCATGACCTTGGTGTTGTAGCAGGTATGTGTGACCGTGTTGTTGTTATGAAAGAAGGCGAAGTTGTTGAAACAGGAACAACTGCTGAAATCTTTAGTAATCCTCAACATCCATATACGATTAAATTGCTGAATGCTTTACCTCGCCTGGACGAGCCCAAAAAGGAAAAACCAGCTCCAGCTGGTATTATCAAAGGCAGCAATAAGCCTCTGGTGCAAGTGAAAAACTTGAAACAATACTTTAATTTGGGCAAAGGTAACATTCTCAAAGCGGTCAATGATGTAAGCTTTGATATCTTTGAAGGTGAAACACTTGGCGTTGTAGGCGAGTCCGGCTGTGGTAAATCCACAACAGGTCGTACTATTCTGCGTCTTTATGAGCCAACTGGTGGAAATGTTAACTTTAACGGAACGGATATCTACAAGTTGTCCCCGCGTAAAATGAAAGAAATGCGTAAAGATATGCAGATGATCTTCCAAGATCCATATGCATCCCTTAACCCGCGTTTCAACGTTATGGATATTATCGGGGAGTCCCTTGATATTCATGGTCTGGCTTCCAGCTCTAAAGAGCGTAAGAGACGAGTGGAAGAGTTGCTTGATCTGGTAGGTTTGAATCCAAGTCATGCACTTCGTTATCCACATGAATTCTCTGGTGGTCAAAGACAACGGATCGGGATTGCGCGTGCACTTGCTGTAGACCCTAAATTCATCATCTGTGATGAGCCATTGTCTGCACTGGATGTATCCATTCAGGCGCAGGTCGTTAAATTGCTTGAAGAACTTCAGCAACGTCTCGGCTTGACATACCTGTTTATTGCGCATGACTTGTCCATGGTTAAACATATCAGTGACCGTGTAGCTGTAATGTACATGGGTAAAGTGGTTGAACTCGCAGAAAGTGAAGAATTGTATGCGAACCCTATTCACCCTTATACCAAAACATTGCTTTCTGCGATCCCTGTGCCTGATCCGGAAGTGGAAGCGAACAAACGTCGCATTTTGCTGCCGGATGAGCATATGAGTCCGATTCAGAATGGATCTGGCGGTCCTGCAAATGACCCGTACAACCTGGAAAATGCTCAATTGATTGAGGTTTCCAAAGGTCACTGGGTTGCAGAACCTTACGTATAA
- a CDS encoding ABC transporter permease, with protein MSGTNNKKNETANTNLTSQAAVKPQESVSLFKDAMYRLATNKAAMISLGVLVLVVIFSLIGPTSLFTSYNYYSNDLMNANAGPSAEHWFGTDELGRDVWVRTWVGARVSLTVGLAAALIDLVIGVIYGAIMGYYGGRVDGIMNKFSEILYSLPYMLVVILLLVVLEPSLTTIIIALTITGWISMSWIVRGEIMQLKNRDFILAARSMGASTGRQLFRHLLPNAVGPIIVTLTLSIPNAIFAEAFLSFLGLGVSAPRSSLGSMINDALTGWTLYPWRMWFPAGLMVLTMLAFNLLGDGLRDALDPKLRK; from the coding sequence TTGTCTGGCACGAATAATAAAAAGAATGAAACGGCGAACACTAACCTGACTAGTCAGGCAGCGGTTAAACCGCAAGAAAGTGTATCCCTTTTTAAAGATGCCATGTACAGACTTGCAACCAATAAGGCTGCTATGATAAGTCTGGGTGTATTGGTTCTTGTCGTGATTTTCTCTTTGATTGGTCCAACTTCTTTGTTTACAAGTTATAACTACTATTCAAATGATTTGATGAATGCCAACGCAGGGCCTAGTGCCGAGCATTGGTTCGGTACGGATGAACTTGGTCGTGATGTATGGGTAAGAACATGGGTTGGTGCACGTGTATCCCTTACTGTAGGTTTGGCAGCAGCTCTGATTGACCTTGTTATTGGTGTGATCTATGGTGCTATTATGGGTTACTATGGCGGACGTGTTGATGGTATCATGAACAAGTTCTCCGAAATCTTGTATTCCCTGCCTTACATGCTCGTTGTTATCTTATTGCTGGTTGTATTGGAACCAAGTCTGACAACCATCATCATTGCCCTCACCATTACAGGCTGGATCAGTATGTCTTGGATTGTACGTGGTGAGATTATGCAACTCAAAAACAGAGACTTCATTCTCGCGGCACGCTCCATGGGTGCAAGTACAGGACGTCAATTGTTCCGTCACTTGTTGCCAAATGCAGTGGGTCCGATTATCGTAACTTTGACATTGTCTATTCCTAACGCAATCTTTGCTGAGGCGTTTCTGAGCTTCCTCGGACTTGGTGTATCTGCACCGAGATCATCCCTAGGATCCATGATCAATGACGCACTCACAGGCTGGACGCTGTATCCTTGGCGGATGTGGTTCCCGGCAGGTCTGATGGTTCTGACTATGCTTGCATTTAACTTGCTCGGTGACGGTCTGCGCGACGCACTCGATCCGAAATTACGTAAATAG
- a CDS encoding ABC transporter permease, whose amino-acid sequence MVKYVLKKLLFMLLSLFILASMTFFLMKAIPGDPFTSEKKVSPEIRALLETKYGLDKPMYEQYLKYMGGIVKGDFGVSMKYLNRDVSSMIAETFTASLKLGIFAIIISIVVGVLLGLLAAVYHRKLIDDVTMVIAVIGIAVPSFLLASLLQYLFAFKLGWFNVMGFDGPLDYVLPVAALSASPIAFIARLTRSSMLEVLHADYIKTAKAKGLKWPAIMFKHVVRNGILPVVTYVGPMTANIITGSVVIEQIFNIGGIGKVFVESITNRDYTMIMGITIFYGILLMLARFLTDIAYVLIDPRIKLESRKGA is encoded by the coding sequence TTGGTTAAGTACGTTTTGAAAAAACTACTATTTATGCTGCTATCGCTTTTCATACTCGCATCGATGACTTTCTTCCTGATGAAGGCCATTCCTGGTGACCCTTTTACATCCGAGAAAAAAGTATCACCTGAAATCCGTGCACTCTTGGAAACCAAGTATGGACTGGATAAGCCGATGTATGAACAATACCTGAAGTATATGGGTGGAATTGTCAAAGGAGATTTCGGGGTTTCAATGAAATATTTGAATCGCGATGTGTCCAGTATGATTGCTGAAACATTCACTGCTTCACTGAAGCTTGGTATCTTTGCGATCATTATCTCCATTGTTGTTGGTGTATTGCTTGGTCTTCTCGCAGCAGTCTATCATCGCAAATTAATTGATGATGTCACAATGGTCATAGCTGTCATAGGTATTGCTGTTCCGAGCTTCTTGCTCGCATCATTACTACAGTATCTATTTGCCTTCAAATTGGGATGGTTCAACGTTATGGGCTTCGACGGACCACTTGACTATGTTCTCCCAGTTGCAGCATTGTCTGCATCACCAATTGCCTTTATCGCACGTTTGACGCGTTCAAGCATGCTGGAAGTTTTACATGCAGATTATATCAAAACAGCTAAAGCCAAAGGTTTGAAATGGCCAGCGATTATGTTTAAACACGTTGTAAGAAACGGTATTCTACCGGTAGTAACTTATGTTGGTCCAATGACAGCGAATATCATCACAGGTTCCGTTGTAATTGAACAGATCTTTAACATCGGGGGAATTGGTAAAGTATTCGTAGAAAGTATCACAAACCGGGATTACACCATGATTATGGGAATCACGATTTTCTATGGTATTCTCCTCATGTTGGCACGTTTCCTAACAGATATTGCTTACGTGCTGATCGATCCTAGAATTAAGCTGGAAAGCCGGAAGGGGGCATAA
- a CDS encoding peptide ABC transporter substrate-binding protein, whose amino-acid sequence MKRKSLLVLLTLILAFGTVLAACGSKNEGTGNTDTGSANEGNGLAKDQILKINLSAEPPTLDPAQAKDSQTNTVLKFLYEGLVRIDADGKEQAGVAKDWTISEDGLKYVFNLNPEAKWSNGDAITAEDFVRSWERALKPETASPYAYQLYYIKGAEGYNLSKDETYTGTKITDFSQVGVKATDANTLEVTLENPTPYFLGLTAFYTYYPVHASADTNDKFFTDYKNMIVNGPFVMDQYAKGQKIVVKKNDGYHAAADIKLAQIDMSLTNSSASELQAYKSGQLDYTGAPNGEIPSDQIPSVKAELPDEFKATGIASTYYYQFNVNEAPFNNVKIRKAFAMSINRQLIVDKVTQGGQIPAFGFVPPGIRGENGEFRDEHKDDYFTENVEEAKALLAEGMKEEGYTTLPAVTLIYNTSDGHAKIALAIADMWKQNLGVDVKSENQEWGVFLENRQNQNFQVARAGWSADYNDPYNFLEMWTTGNTNNDSKFSNEQYDKDVKDTVKSADPAARMAAFADAEKILIQDEMGVMPIYYYTNVSLTKPYLKDVQLDFSGAIDFTRAYLEEK is encoded by the coding sequence ATGAAAAGGAAAAGTCTATTAGTCCTTTTGACGCTGATTTTGGCGTTCGGTACCGTACTTGCAGCGTGCGGATCGAAAAACGAAGGCACAGGTAACACCGATACTGGTTCTGCAAACGAAGGAAATGGTCTTGCTAAAGATCAAATCTTGAAAATCAACCTGTCAGCTGAACCTCCTACGTTGGACCCGGCTCAAGCAAAAGACAGCCAAACCAACACAGTTTTGAAATTCTTGTATGAAGGTCTTGTACGCATCGATGCTGATGGTAAAGAACAAGCAGGCGTAGCTAAAGACTGGACAATCTCCGAAGATGGTTTGAAATATGTTTTCAACCTGAACCCGGAAGCTAAATGGAGCAACGGTGATGCAATCACTGCCGAAGACTTTGTTCGTTCTTGGGAACGTGCTTTGAAACCGGAAACAGCTTCTCCATATGCTTACCAATTGTACTACATCAAAGGCGCTGAAGGTTACAACCTCAGCAAAGACGAAACATACACTGGTACTAAAATCACAGATTTCTCACAAGTAGGCGTTAAAGCTACTGATGCGAACACACTGGAAGTAACGTTGGAAAACCCAACACCTTACTTCTTGGGTCTGACAGCATTCTACACGTACTACCCAGTACATGCATCTGCTGACACGAATGACAAATTCTTCACAGACTACAAAAACATGATCGTTAACGGACCATTCGTAATGGATCAATACGCTAAAGGTCAAAAAATTGTTGTGAAGAAAAACGATGGCTATCATGCAGCTGCCGACATCAAATTGGCTCAAATCGATATGTCCCTGACTAACAGCAGTGCTTCTGAACTGCAAGCTTACAAATCAGGACAATTGGACTACACTGGTGCACCTAACGGTGAAATCCCATCCGACCAAATTCCTTCTGTAAAAGCGGAATTGCCGGACGAGTTCAAAGCTACTGGTATTGCAAGTACGTACTACTATCAGTTCAACGTAAATGAAGCACCATTCAACAACGTTAAAATCCGTAAAGCATTTGCAATGTCCATTAACCGTCAACTGATCGTTGACAAAGTAACACAAGGTGGACAAATTCCAGCATTCGGCTTTGTACCTCCAGGTATCCGTGGTGAAAACGGCGAGTTCCGTGATGAGCACAAAGACGATTACTTCACTGAAAATGTAGAAGAAGCTAAAGCATTGCTTGCTGAAGGTATGAAAGAAGAAGGTTACACAACATTGCCAGCTGTTACTTTGATCTACAACACAAGTGACGGTCACGCGAAAATTGCGTTGGCAATTGCTGATATGTGGAAACAAAATCTTGGTGTTGACGTGAAATCAGAAAACCAAGAGTGGGGCGTATTCCTTGAGAATCGTCAAAACCAAAACTTCCAAGTAGCTCGTGCAGGCTGGTCTGCTGACTACAACGATCCATACAACTTCTTGGAAATGTGGACTACTGGAAACACAAACAATGATTCCAAATTCAGCAACGAACAGTATGACAAAGATGTTAAAGACACTGTGAAATCTGCTGATCCAGCTGCACGTATGGCTGCATTTGCTGACGCTGAGAAAATCCTGATTCAAGATGAAATGGGCGTTATGCCAATCTATTACTACACTAACGTATCTTTGACTAAGCCTTACCTGAAAGACGTACAACTTGATTTCAGTGGAGCTATTGACTTCACTCGTGCATATCTGGAAGAGAAATAA
- a CDS encoding DUF3397 domain-containing protein, producing MGLFIVLSILPFFPFFLVYWGMYIWKKDKRTALRMAMDVTTFFLVFSVSALFNLTFDSNFGFYLTLILILVALGFIGGAQNRLKGKVDRGRMFRAVWRMSFVIMSFGYILFTLFGLFRYFMQQM from the coding sequence ATGGGACTTTTTATTGTATTGAGCATACTACCTTTTTTTCCGTTCTTTCTTGTATATTGGGGAATGTACATTTGGAAAAAAGACAAACGCACAGCGTTGCGAATGGCAATGGATGTAACCACTTTTTTTCTTGTATTTTCAGTTTCAGCGTTATTCAACTTAACATTTGACTCGAATTTTGGTTTTTATCTGACATTAATACTCATACTAGTAGCACTTGGATTCATCGGGGGTGCGCAAAATCGACTAAAAGGGAAGGTCGATAGGGGTAGAATGTTCCGGGCCGTATGGCGCATGTCTTTCGTCATCATGAGTTTCGGGTATATTTTGTTTACTTTATTTGGATTATTTAGATACTTCATGCAACAGATGTGA
- a CDS encoding 2-dehydropantoate 2-reductase: MIIDIVGAGSLGLLYGGKLLAAGNEVRFWTRTSAQADLLSRDGVTIVEQDGKIHIQPDQIQAKPINELSDTWERTPGEWLLLMVKQTSIDEFIHEVGPLKDHVINIACFQNGMGHLEKLQAALPHSLICSAITTEGAKRAQYQVTRAGAGETRLGRRNIPIEAPTSIEEERTFTLSRLLQQAGFDCTVSNEIDKLIYRKLLINAVINPLTALWRISNGELIIKEDRKKLMRQLYDETLVIYSASGIRLDQDMWEQLIGVCHSTATNTSSMLADVLQGRGTEVGSINGHIVRMAQKSGLAAPTHEILLHLIEGMQPEGVS; the protein is encoded by the coding sequence ATGATCATTGACATCGTAGGAGCGGGGTCACTGGGACTTTTGTATGGCGGAAAACTGCTGGCAGCAGGTAACGAAGTTCGATTTTGGACCAGAACATCCGCTCAGGCAGATTTACTAAGTCGTGATGGAGTAACGATCGTGGAACAAGACGGGAAGATACATATTCAACCAGATCAGATACAGGCAAAACCGATAAACGAGCTGTCGGACACATGGGAGCGCACGCCTGGAGAGTGGTTATTGCTCATGGTTAAGCAAACAAGCATTGACGAGTTCATTCATGAGGTTGGTCCATTGAAAGATCATGTGATAAACATCGCGTGCTTCCAAAATGGGATGGGCCATCTGGAGAAATTACAAGCTGCTTTGCCGCATTCCCTTATATGCAGCGCGATTACAACAGAGGGTGCGAAGCGTGCCCAGTATCAGGTCACTCGGGCGGGTGCAGGTGAAACCAGACTGGGAAGGCGTAACATACCTATCGAAGCTCCTACCTCAATAGAGGAGGAGAGAACATTTACTCTTTCGAGACTTCTGCAGCAGGCAGGATTTGACTGTACAGTGTCGAATGAAATCGATAAGCTGATATACAGGAAACTGTTGATCAACGCGGTCATTAACCCGCTTACGGCATTATGGCGAATTTCCAATGGTGAATTGATCATTAAGGAAGATCGCAAGAAGCTTATGCGACAGTTATATGATGAAACACTGGTAATCTACTCAGCCAGTGGAATAAGGCTAGATCAGGATATGTGGGAGCAACTGATCGGTGTCTGTCATTCCACAGCCACGAATACTTCCTCGATGCTTGCAGATGTTCTCCAAGGACGTGGCACAGAAGTCGGATCAATCAACGGACATATTGTAAGGATGGCACAAAAGTCAGGCCTTGCTGCACCTACACATGAAATACTGCTTCATCTGATTGAAGGAATGCAACCGGAAGGAGTGAGTTAA
- a CDS encoding RsfA family transcriptional regulator, with the protein MTAVRQDAWSTEDDLILAEVTLRHIREGSTQLAAFEEVGEKIGRTSAACGFRWNSCVRKKYESAISNAKAQRQKRSYLRKQPAMLGPQVAALSTLDTEEHLYKSDGISDDSLSMDAVIRFLRQWKGTVQESSRQLKMLEKELREKEDELLELRCENDRLSKEVNEVQTDYRVVNDDYKALIQIMDRARRLAFLSEEEEELKTRFKMDANGNLERIE; encoded by the coding sequence ATGACTGCAGTGAGACAGGATGCTTGGAGTACAGAGGACGATTTGATATTAGCTGAGGTTACTTTGCGTCATATTCGGGAAGGTAGCACACAACTGGCCGCTTTTGAAGAGGTAGGCGAAAAAATAGGCAGAACTTCTGCCGCATGCGGTTTTCGCTGGAACAGCTGTGTACGTAAAAAGTATGAGTCTGCTATCAGTAACGCCAAGGCACAACGGCAAAAACGTAGTTATCTCAGAAAGCAGCCGGCTATGCTGGGACCGCAGGTTGCAGCTCTGTCTACACTGGATACCGAAGAACATCTGTATAAATCAGATGGGATCTCGGACGATTCATTATCTATGGATGCTGTAATCCGCTTCCTGCGACAATGGAAAGGAACAGTGCAGGAGAGCAGTCGTCAGCTCAAGATGCTCGAGAAGGAGCTTCGGGAGAAAGAAGATGAATTGCTTGAACTACGGTGTGAGAATGACCGTCTCTCCAAGGAAGTAAATGAAGTGCAGACGGACTACCGTGTGGTGAATGATGATTACAAAGCTTTGATTCAGATTATGGATCGGGCTCGCAGACTCGCATTTTTGTCTGAAGAAGAAGAGGAACTCAAAACACGTTTCAAGATGGATGCCAACGGGAACCTGGAACGAATTGAATAG
- a CDS encoding DUF2626 domain-containing protein — MARMFRVLGFFTLAIGLMAFAGDLVEMALLFFLQTAFFVILGYLKFTERTYILLFWGYMIVTFTGFSYWTVFEMGLPL, encoded by the coding sequence GTGGCACGCATGTTTCGGGTACTCGGGTTTTTCACGCTTGCGATTGGCCTGATGGCTTTTGCGGGAGATCTGGTCGAAATGGCTTTGCTTTTTTTCCTGCAGACTGCGTTTTTTGTCATTTTGGGATACTTGAAATTTACTGAACGAACGTACATATTGCTCTTCTGGGGTTATATGATCGTGACATTCACGGGGTTCAGCTACTGGACTGTATTCGAAATGGGGTTGCCGCTCTAA
- a CDS encoding extracellular solute-binding protein, whose amino-acid sequence MKRRHQVVLFAVLLLSLTILSPSFDFRGSQLNQERDQEKDTFPGSSSRNEDAQAPLEIVVAMSDEEFQAFQKIAKEVAASQLVEINLRNEKPDTYKRVLDLEFSLGENGDVVLLDSEEVQYYAKKGHLYPLNGTTLSKSLGETVARLRGMTEWNGYQWGMPFDFDPYILAAKSSFLKKAGLEMLPHSKDQWTKLTQQSMAEGIPLIAMNMSDMYGTSAWLNHFEPGMAPDQVKRSQTSPQISGLEQGIQLMDQIQPYIRGQSTNPEFSPTADQNGTPMVVTLLSQLLSTEQESAVDKGSFEHITFETLESVESRSLVITAGSVEAEEASRWIEGMTSATTQLKWYQQVNRLPAKQQELDLESEKLAGRYDMTKGQSWFSTEDVPASTAESHAVITHFHKNVQQFLKGEITANQYVDSIRAKN is encoded by the coding sequence ATGAAGCGTAGACATCAGGTTGTTTTGTTCGCGGTATTGCTGCTTTCGTTAACGATCCTGTCTCCAAGTTTTGACTTCAGAGGTTCACAACTCAACCAGGAACGAGACCAGGAAAAGGATACCTTTCCGGGTTCTTCTTCCCGTAATGAGGATGCTCAAGCCCCACTGGAGATTGTAGTCGCCATGTCGGATGAAGAGTTTCAAGCATTTCAAAAGATAGCCAAAGAAGTTGCTGCTTCACAGTTAGTAGAGATTAATCTTCGGAATGAGAAGCCGGATACATATAAGCGTGTTTTGGATCTTGAGTTTTCACTGGGGGAGAACGGGGATGTGGTTCTGCTTGATAGTGAGGAAGTGCAATACTATGCCAAAAAAGGGCATCTGTATCCGTTAAACGGTACGACATTATCAAAGTCGCTTGGAGAGACGGTAGCCAGGCTACGTGGAATGACAGAGTGGAATGGTTATCAATGGGGGATGCCATTTGATTTTGACCCGTACATTCTGGCGGCAAAATCTTCATTTCTGAAGAAAGCTGGTCTGGAGATGTTACCTCACAGTAAAGATCAATGGACCAAACTCACTCAACAATCCATGGCAGAAGGAATTCCGTTAATTGCAATGAACATGAGTGATATGTACGGGACGAGTGCGTGGTTGAATCATTTTGAACCGGGGATGGCACCTGATCAAGTTAAACGTTCGCAAACTTCTCCGCAAATAAGTGGTCTTGAGCAGGGCATTCAGTTAATGGATCAGATTCAGCCCTATATTAGGGGCCAATCTACCAATCCCGAGTTCTCTCCAACTGCTGACCAGAACGGAACACCGATGGTTGTAACATTGTTATCGCAATTATTAAGTACAGAGCAAGAGAGTGCAGTTGATAAAGGTTCTTTTGAGCACATTACTTTCGAAACTTTGGAATCTGTGGAGTCCAGAAGTCTTGTTATTACTGCCGGTTCGGTTGAGGCTGAGGAAGCCAGCAGATGGATTGAAGGCATGACGTCTGCTACGACACAGTTGAAATGGTACCAACAGGTTAATCGATTGCCTGCAAAGCAACAGGAACTGGACTTGGAGTCTGAGAAGCTTGCTGGACGTTATGACATGACCAAGGGACAATCCTGGTTTTCAACCGAAGATGTCCCCGCTTCAACGGCCGAAAGTCATGCTGTGATAACCCATTTTCATAAAAATGTGCAGCAATTCTTAAAGGGAGAAATCACAGCTAATCAATACGTAGATAGTATTAGAGCGAAAAATTAA
- a CDS encoding PhoH family protein produces the protein MKKIFVLDTNVLLHDPNAIFAFEEHEVIIPAVVLEEIDSKKRNADEIGRNARNVSRLLDGLRELGHLHSGVPLANGGNLKVELNHRSFVKVQEMFGEVSNDNRILAVALNYQIEENEKEVVERQVVLVSKDVLVRIKADVLGLFTQDYLSDRTAGLSELYPGYTALKVHPSVIDEFYTYRFLPIKPLQLSYSLYPNEFVILKDEMGTNKSALLKVNTEGTKLEPLFLSNDNVWGISARNAQQRMALELLLNDDIPLVTITGKAGTGKTLLALAAGLLKVEDDHKYKKLLIARPVVPMGKDIGYLPGEKEEKLRPWMQPIYDNLEFLFDTKKSGDIDKILMGLGSIQVEALTYIRGRSIPGQFIIIDEAQNLSRHEVKTIVSRVGEGSKIILMGDPEQIDHPYLDSASNGLTYIVERFKQEGISGHIMLEKGERSKLAQLAADLL, from the coding sequence ATGAAAAAGATTTTTGTATTGGATACCAACGTGCTTCTGCATGACCCCAATGCCATATTTGCCTTTGAGGAACATGAGGTAATCATTCCCGCGGTTGTACTGGAGGAGATCGACTCCAAAAAAAGAAATGCCGATGAGATTGGGCGTAATGCCCGTAATGTATCCAGACTTTTGGATGGATTACGTGAGCTGGGTCACCTGCACAGTGGGGTGCCTTTGGCTAATGGAGGTAATCTGAAAGTAGAGCTGAATCATCGGAGTTTCGTGAAAGTTCAGGAAATGTTTGGTGAAGTGTCCAATGATAATCGCATTTTGGCCGTCGCACTGAATTATCAGATTGAGGAGAATGAGAAGGAAGTAGTCGAACGTCAGGTGGTGCTGGTCAGTAAAGATGTACTGGTGCGTATCAAAGCGGATGTACTTGGTCTGTTCACACAGGATTACTTATCAGATCGGACGGCAGGACTCAGTGAGTTATATCCAGGTTATACGGCCCTAAAAGTTCACCCGTCAGTGATTGATGAGTTTTACACATATCGTTTTTTACCGATCAAACCGTTACAGTTGTCTTATTCGCTGTATCCGAATGAATTCGTCATTCTCAAGGATGAGATGGGAACCAATAAATCGGCTTTGCTCAAAGTGAATACAGAGGGAACGAAGCTGGAGCCGCTTTTCCTCAGTAATGATAATGTCTGGGGCATTAGCGCTCGTAACGCGCAACAACGCATGGCACTGGAACTGCTTTTGAATGATGACATCCCGCTGGTTACCATCACTGGTAAAGCTGGAACAGGAAAAACCTTGCTGGCACTTGCAGCAGGTCTGCTTAAGGTAGAGGATGATCATAAATACAAGAAACTGTTGATCGCTCGTCCTGTCGTTCCGATGGGGAAAGATATCGGTTACTTGCCTGGTGAGAAGGAAGAAAAGCTCCGGCCATGGATGCAACCGATTTATGATAATTTAGAGTTCTTGTTTGACACCAAAAAATCCGGAGATATCGATAAAATTCTAATGGGGCTTGGCAGTATTCAGGTGGAGGCTCTAACATATATTCGTGGAAGATCGATACCTGGACAGTTTATCATTATTGATGAAGCACAGAACCTGTCCCGCCATGAAGTGAAAACGATCGTATCAAGGGTCGGTGAAGGCAGTAAAATCATCTTGATGGGAGACCCTGAGCAAATAGACCATCCGTATCTCGATTCTGCAAGTAACGGTCTGACGTATATCGTTGAAAGGTTCAAACAAGAGGGGATTAGCGGACATATTATGCTCGAAAAAGGAGAACGATCCAAGCTGGCACAGCTTGCAGCTGATTTATTGTAA